The following are encoded in a window of Methanomassiliicoccales archaeon genomic DNA:
- a CDS encoding iron-sulfur cluster assembly scaffold protein, which translates to MILAYGPKVMEHFTQPRNVGEMKDADGVGKFSNDVDGDIVVISIKVKDEIITDIKFQVFGCAAAIASSSVFTEMVKGKRIEEALKVTKEGISEALDSLPPEKVDCSVLAPDALREAVGDYRNRQGRGFNTTYEVPHPKS; encoded by the coding sequence ATGATCTTGGCCTACGGCCCCAAAGTAATGGAGCACTTCACCCAGCCCCGGAACGTGGGGGAGATGAAGGACGCCGACGGCGTGGGCAAGTTCAGCAATGACGTGGACGGGGACATCGTGGTCATCTCCATCAAAGTGAAAGACGAGATCATCACCGACATCAAGTTCCAGGTCTTCGGCTGCGCGGCGGCCATCGCCTCCAGCAGCGTGTTCACGGAGATGGTCAAGGGGAAACGCATCGAGGAGGCCTTGAAGGTCACCAAGGAGGGCATTTCCGAGGCATTGGACAGCCTGCCACCGGAGAAGGTGGATTGTTCGGTCCTCGCTCCGGACGCCCTCCGGGAAGCGGTGGGTGATTATCGGAATAGGCAGGGACGAGGATTCAATACCACGTACGAGGTTCCTCATCCGAAATCATGA